From the Telopea speciosissima isolate NSW1024214 ecotype Mountain lineage chromosome 9, Tspe_v1, whole genome shotgun sequence genome, the window ccaagcccaccctgattggccctggccctataataattaaattaaaataacaagacTATGAAAGATATGAGAGAGGAAGCTTGAACCAAGACCTTTTGGTTGGAATTGGTTTTTACACAAAACAAACTACCAAACGCGCTAAGCACTTGATATATgaataaagaaatttcttcaaggccaaaatcagggtcaggctgacccgaggtctcaaccttgacccgaccctgactcagggccaggaatttctggccctaacccgccctcagggccaaaaatcTTAGACCAAGCCCTGTTCAGgttcagggcgggttcgggccgacagggccaaacttgcagccctacgTCTGAGTATCTACTTACGGGCAAAGGCATCATCTCACGATatcctgtgagagggcataagAAACACCactaagtagagatctttttcccattagaGAGTGAGGTGGAGAGAGCCAAAGTATCAAAATTACCGTACTacccttgtgaaataaaaaaaaatcgtaTTCATGTTGATGCCTTGcacacgctctcattggccttcAATGTGAGGCAACGCAATCTCTTGACCCTTTTTTGTTTAACATaaattctttggtttttttccgAATGAAATTTGTTTCAAATCATTGCAAATTCTTTGTATTTGTTAATCGATGTTGTGTCTCAACTTGTTCCTCTATCCAGACATAGCCCAACACAAAAGACCGGTgcacctaggggtgtcaattccaggcccggacCTGCAGCCCCGACCGAGTCCGCCCGATtaaagcccgacccgacccgggccgattactaaacatgtcgaGCCTAGGTCagacacgtttagtaatcgggcgATCGCGGTGTGAGGTCCTAGCCCATTGGCCGCCCGACATGACCGATCgattccaggcccgacctagACCGACTGGTTACAGTCCGACCCTTTAAGTTATAAACTTCTCCTCCCCTTCCTTCCaaatttcctatttttgtttatttctttgtctgtctttgacatttatttgTTAGATACACTAACATAGACGAAATGAGGcttaatttttagtttttagatcttactttgttagatgtgcttctatttggtggtgtgctgtaattttttttctccctcaacttactttgttagatgtgcctTCTATTCagtgttgtgctgctatttttttcccctctactTGCTTTGTTAGATATGCTTCTATTGGGTTTTGTGCtactattttagttgggatacgctttatttgactttgagttgagtTGTACCGTGACTGCCCAACGGTGTGATgatttgaacttaaaattctggttgcatgtcaattagtaaaACCACACCGTTTAGAGACTGTTTAGAGTTCAACGGCTCATTAGTCCATTTCGAGCCCGGTTTAGACCCGTTTAGCCCGAATAAGGCTGTCCcaattaaagaccgaacaccgaccgaccgaaatgaaaccgtaccatgtccgcccaaggcaagcccgaatgcctaaacgATCAGAAATGGTAcagcctataaaattggtgaggcccgacTAGACCCGACCAAGACCAACCGAGCCCGAcctgttgacacccctaggtgcACCCTTAGTCTTGTCTACCTTTCCAAGGTGCGCACATCTTTTCGCGTTGGACTGTGTCctgggaatttttatcctctcctattaCAACACGGTGTTATACTGAATCGTGCGACGACTGctgaggccatgtgcaccatgtagGGCCCGTTGTGCCATATGGCCTctgcagcgccgcacgatgcaatACAGCATCATGCTGTAGCAaaagaggataacgattcgtgTCCTGGAAGCTTTACACGCCATGCCCAGTGACCAGTTAAtgttccttttcctttgtttatgaTACTTGTATGTCTTTTTTCCCATGTTTGTACTCTCGTCCCAACAGTGGGTTCATTTAACATTGATTTTGCTCGGAAGTCCTGTCCGGTTGGGGTTTGAGGTCGGCCCAACTTGATCCAATCAGACCAGATATCAACCAAtatacttttttccttttcactagaaataaagaaacaaactgTACAAGCATATCCACAGTCACACATCAAACTGACATCATCTTAGCACACCTGTAGATCATGAGGATCAGAAACATATACAACTATATCCACACCATCAAACTCTTGTAGATTTCAACTAAGCTTTAAGGCACGAAATGAGTGGGCAAAACCATCAATCCTTTTCTTAATCTCTTCAGGGTTGGCCCCTACAAGCTTATCTACTTGGGCTCCCTCCCTCAACAGCACAAAGGTGGGCATGGCCTTTACCTCCATCTTCGATGCCACCTCCTAATCCATCCCAAAACAACACAAGATAAACACTAAAATAAAATTGTATTACTAGAAACTTACAGAGTTTTCCTAAACTGTGTGCCGTTAGCTGTTTTGGATTTGAATAACAGAACAAGATTACAGTACAGGAGTGAGGAGTGAGGACCCAGATGGACTGGTAGAGATTATGTCAAAAGTGTCAACCTACCCAGAAAAGCAAGATTCTTAGatgctttttttttcctgttcgATGGAAGAAATAGTTCGAAGAGGTTGACATGACATGATTGGAATTTCCAAATGGACTAATTTTTTGGAGTTGCATTCCTAATCATTGTTTTCTGGTTTCAGAGGTTAATCTCTCTAGAACCCACCTGCAACACAATTGTGTTCTCTCTAATCACCAGAGCCACCATTGACATAAGGGTTCAAAGCTCAAGTGTAAAGGACTACGAAAACAGAGCAACATGGACAGTGGTCGAATCTGGGTTGAGGAATTGAGTTAGGGTTAGGAAGTATGATCTGATAATTGAATGAATTCatgagaatttgagattaatCAGCTCTGAATTAGATTGGTTTTGGTACAAACTACAAAACCCTGAAGATCCCAGCTGGGTAAGTTGAGATGCTTCAAGATTCATACCAGAAGCAGAGGTGATGATGGCGATGATTCAATTCcagaaaagggggagaagagatAAAAAGAATTAACTGGGTTTGATTCTAGTACCTTAACTTCATCGACATCTACGCAGAGAAACAAGATATCCTGGTGGACCAAAGCCAGCTCTTCGAATAGTTGGTTCATCACCACCGACGGCATGCACCAGGCCGCCGTGAAATGTATCACCACCTATAGATTGAAAAAATTTCACAAACATGTAACAACCACCaccaacaaaaccaaaattttcgTTCCAAATTAATAAGGATAAATGGATAATGGAGTAATGAAGAACTACTCTCTTTTTCATTAGAAAGATTGTGATGGAGACTTACAGGGCATCCCTGGTAGTTAGCCTGGTTCACCAACGAATCCCATGATTCCTGTGATTTCACCTTCACTACCTTGGACTTCACAGACTCCTCTTCCTCCACCTGACCttccatcttttcttcttcttcttccttctcaatTCTTCTATGTGAGTGTTTCTATATATTTATAGAAgagttttaaattttaaatttttaatggAAATTGAGTATCAGAAACCGTAGGAGCTGctccttgtttttttctctctaatggTGGGATATGCATGAACCCGTAAATTCGATTAGTTCCTTTTATGGGCCCCACTTATGTTACATCCATATCtagaaatataaaatatttttcttttttctttatcctctgttcttgatttttttttcttattttttattttaaagtaaAAATATCTTCTTAGCCATTGTATCAATCTGAACCGTCTATTAGGTACATTTCCTCTATGGATTTTGTGGCCACGTGTCAAAACAATGTAAGGAAGTTTCTCgtcttgaaaatatttttttcgtGCTTATCCACTTGAGGGaactgtttttgggtttttgctTCTGTTTTTGGAAGAGAAAGAATATATTTCCTGCTTCTCCATATTGTTTTTTGATAAACTGCTTCTCCATATTGTTGCACGACTCTTGTTCTATCATATGGCCCACAACCGACACAGCCGCCATAATGAATcggaccttttttttttcttcctccgtTGAAGCATCACTCCATTTCATGGGATTggaatttctctatttttaggATAGGATAAGGAAGGAAAGaacacatacatacatacatatatatatgtatacatatatacataattTTGTATGCCTAATGACATGAACATGCTTCGTGTAATAGAGGATTTCATATCATTTTCCGTATTAAAGTTTTCGGAGAAGGATCTATACTCTAGTGGTGTGTTATAGAAATTTACACGCATCTTATTGACTGTGTATCTCCAATTATTATTGCAATCCTCTTGTTATGTGTCAGGGTTTACTCTAGGGTATGGGCATTAGATTAAGTAATTTAGTATGGAATAGGTTAAATAGCTTGATTTAACACGTTTCATCGGTTTTAGAATTTTTCGCATTTGATCAAGTATCTAACATTTCATATCAAAGTCAGTCACCATGTTTTGGGTTCGAGTCACAGAAAAGACTACCTAGGAGGTCTACTTGGAGTAACTTGAAAGCCGTTAAGAAAAGACTATCTATCGCCTAAGTAAAAGCTGCCTAGTGAGAGCAACTGATGACAACGATTGCGGACACGTAGTGATTTGTTATGTACATAATGAGATTCACTCTAGTGTCGACTTGATTTAACACATTCCATCAGCTCTGAAACTTTTGACATATTGATACATAACACTCGTGTGCATGGAAGAAACATTTGAGGGATGGCCATGgacattctttatttttttttggattaagagcttgtataataggagggggaggggggaattaggggatggggataggccccaaggtggtttgaactcatgacctcttatttgaagagttggtcttttgtcaaTTGAGCTAACTCCTTGGGGTAAGGCCATGGACATTCTCTTATGTGTTTTTAAATATACCTCCCCACTCTCGGGCAACCCTCCCTCTCCACTCACGGCTTCTCTCTTCCCATCCCCATTTTTGCTCTCTCACCACCGCCGTTCGTTGCATCTGTCCCCccatcatggtttgaggtattggatcagatcggtatcgACCGAGATCGATCTCTATACCAATCCAATCCAGCTGTACGGACAGGgttaaaaatgttaaaaaaaaaaaaaagtttttcttttataagaaaacagggacAAATGTGTCATATTTGCCTGAGTTTGGCGATCCCAATCCGTATCAGCTAATCCAATCCGATCCAGCCGATACCGATATCACGAACCATGCTCCCCACTCCACAACTCTACATCTCTCCCGTCTTCCCTACAATTCTATTTCATTATCCACTCTGATGCGTTAGGTGAAAATTTGAGTCCAAGAAAGGCATCTTTGTTTGCGGAAAACAAGTAACAAAGCTTAAATTAGGTTAAATTCAAAAGTAAATTAGCAAATACATAAGAACTGTTACGATCAACAAGGGCTGAAAATCAAGGATGTCACGTTTTTTCCTccatttcaaatatttttccttCACTCAGGCTTGGTCAATTGATGATAAAACAATGAAGAATTTGGGCTACTCTTCTCACTTCATCATCTCATGTAGATCAACTAAGAATCCCTCTCCCTGCTCCTGTCCTCTTACATGGGAACGATGTCTTGCCCTGATTCTCATGTTCAGTCTCTCTAATAGGACATTTGTCTAGAAAGCAACCTAATTGCTAGTGGATTTGTCCTTCCAAAAAACTGTTGGGATTCCTTAtggtaaatgaaaaaaaattattctacATCAGAGATGATGGAGATGTGGATGGGTTAATAGGAATTTGATCACCATTTCCTTGAcagctagcttttgaggatgagttctacccaaacCCCTAATAAAAACGATCTCacaatagaaagagagagagcaacaATGATGGGGTTGTAGAGAATCTTTATCCCATCCGATTGCAGACAGATTGAATGTTTGGGATTCTTTTTCCCATCCGATTTTAAAGTGTGCTTGTATATATGATTTCATTACATCCCACTAATGTACATCAATTTCCCTAAAAGTTTTAGGGCTAAACGAGTAAGGAACCTCCTCCATAAATGAATATAAATAGCATCTTTGTAATTTCTTACCACTTTAAAATTAATATAGATTCAATGTATCTTTTTGGGTCAAGGCCACAAACATTTTGAATAAAGCAAAAGAgcactttctttttatttatttatttggaagtATACCAATTCCCAACCCTTTTTGCACACGCCACCCATTTTACTATAGCCTCCCTTTTGAAATTCCCAAAACACCATCACTATTTTAAGGGTTTTCCATTATTACCCCTTCTGCCCCTCCAATACCCAAAAATGCACATGGCACTGGAGggaactttctcccttttttttatgccttttgagttttttaattcattttatgACCAAGTTTCCATTCACCcataatgaaaagagaaaaaaaaaaatttccatctaTAAGTTTTGGTTCTTCAATGGGACTTTTGAAATAGTGtcaagggtattttagacaTTCAAAAAAAGGAGACTCGTTACAAGATCAGCAAAACAGTGGATATATCTTTTTGCCTCCCGTAGCTGGTTCGACTTATTCCCTTTACCTACCTGACAAAACTATCACCTATTGGATCAGACCATAACCCGATCCTCCTGTCCACGATTGGGGTACGTCCATCCTATAAGAAACTATTCCACTTCCAACAAGCTTGGATACACCACCCAACTTTCTCAACCTTTTGTCTAGCCGCTTGGAAATCCTTACCACCATCCAACATAGTTAGTaaactttcttccttttctatttCCTTGAAAAAGTGGAATAGGGATGTCTTCGGCCATGTTTCCCAACTGAAAGACCAGTTGTTTTCTGATTACCTAAACAATACTAACTCTTCTTCACCTAACCCTGAGCTGCTAAGGAATATTAACAAAAAGGTTGATTGGATTTTTTATACTGAAGAGACCTTTTGGTTGCAGAAATCTCGGCACATGTACATTCGAGATGGAGATCGAAATACCAAGTATTACCACTCTATCTCCAAGACTAATCTCCGAAAAAGAAGAATTGATTTCATTGTTGATGACTTTGGAAACAAGATTTTCGACCCGAAGGGTAttgctaaattttttttgggttttcttaaaGATTTGTTCACTTCTTCCAACCCCCTAGACGCCAGTTTTATTGAATGCCTTTTCCCTTCTGCTTTCCCTGCGGGGCAGTTGGATTCTCTGATCTCGGTGCCTTTGCTAGAGGAAGTCAGAAGGGCGATTTTCTCTATTGGACCTCTCAAAGCACCTGGAGTTGATGGTTTCAATGCtggtttttaccaaaaaatttggCCTATTGTTGGTGAGGACGTACGTCTTTTGGCTGTTGATTTCTTTAAATCTGGCAACCTTCCCCCGGGCCTTAATCACACCTTGATTTGTATGATCCCTAAATTGGATAATGCCTCTTCTGTCTCGGATTTTCGACCCATTAGCCTTTGTAATGTGTCTTATAAAGTTATCGCTAAAATCTTGGCTTTACGATTTCGGGGAACTCTTCAATCCTTTATCTCCTCCTTTCAAGCTGCCTTTGTCCCTGGGCGTCAAATTGGCGACAATGTTATTATTGCCCAAGAAATCTTCCACTTCTTGAATCATTGTAAGGGCAAATAGGGGTTTGTGGCCATCAAGATTGACATGTCTAAACCCTATGATAGGGTGGAATGGGGCTTCATTACTTCAATCCTTACGTTTTTGGGGTTCTGTGATGAATGGGTACAACTCATTTTTGCTCTCATCTCCACCACTTTTTTCTCGATCAAATTTGACGGCAGTCCCTTTGATTTATTCTCCGCTTCTAGGGGTATTCGACAAGGATGCCCGCTTAGCCCCTACCTGTTTTTTGTCGCAATGGAGGCACTTTCTCGACTTCTATCCGCCTACCGAGACCTAAACATGTTCAAAGGGATCAAAATCTCC encodes:
- the LOC122639963 gene encoding thioredoxin-like protein CXXS1, whose amino-acid sequence is MEGQVEEEESVKSKVVKVKSQESWDSLVNQANYQGCPVVIHFTAAWCMPSVVMNQLFEELALVHQDILFLCVDVDEVKEVASKMEVKAMPTFVLLREGAQVDKLVGANPEEIKKRIDGFAHSFRALKLS